In one Deinococcus misasensis DSM 22328 genomic region, the following are encoded:
- the topA gene encoding type I DNA topoisomerase, translated as MAKTLVIVESPAKAKTIEKYLGKDYQVESSIGHIRDLPNSASEVPEQYKQKPWASLGIDVEHDFRPLYVVPSKKKPHVAKLKALVKEAREVVLATDDDREGESIAWHLYQELKPKVPVKRMVFHEITPEAIRSAIQNPRQIDENLVHAQEARRVLDRLYGYEVSPVLWRKVAPKLSAGRVQSVATRLLVERERERMRFKSAEFWSLEGLFNTLKEERFTANLIELGGVRLASGKDFDPLTGRLKPDAKVVLLQKADAETLLARLKEAPFSVISTEERPFTQKPYAPFITSSLQQEGSRKLGFSAQRTMRIAQKLYEQGYITYMRTDSTTLSKEAMEAARKQVRQMYGEEYLHPSPRTYDKKAKNAQEAHEAIRPAGSKFRTPQEVRGELSDEEFKLYDLIWKRTVASQMADARGRRMQVRLQGLDAVFSASGKTIDFPGFLRAYVEGSDDPEAALEDRELILPSMQKGDDVRARDLRTREHHTQPPARYTEASLVQALEAAGIGRPSTYASIISTIQDRGYVFKRGTALIPTWTAFATQALLENHFSKLVDYNFTARMEEDLDEIAGGRMEHVPYLQAFYFGDEGLKSQIKTQLDQIDPRAISLIPVPALKGAEIEVRLGKFGAYMKKGEVSATLPNDIAPDELTLEQAEELLSKGGDDGILGQDPETGQDVVAKAGRYGPYIQMGEKTASLFPTDSLSAMTLERALQLLTIPRLVGELDNEEVWAMNGRYGPYLKKGKDNRTLASHDMLFTVTVEEAKALFAAPRGRMGQAAAPLKVFEYADRTPILVKVGRFGPYLTDGDNNAYLRTGEDAHALTSEKARELMAERGKPPKARAGKVKKAASGKSSKTVSKASSKTKATSKTASKTPAKTASKPAESKEKADWKDLKSHLDVLNDTERKLIVALREDNRKAEDVAPELGLEVKKAKGMYLQISKKLQEAWRKTVTA; from the coding sequence ATGGCTAAGACACTGGTGATTGTGGAATCGCCCGCCAAGGCGAAAACCATTGAGAAATATCTGGGGAAGGACTACCAGGTGGAGTCCTCCATCGGGCACATTCGTGACTTGCCCAATTCGGCCTCCGAAGTGCCCGAGCAATACAAACAAAAGCCCTGGGCAAGCCTGGGCATCGATGTGGAACATGATTTCAGACCCCTTTATGTGGTTCCCTCCAAAAAGAAACCACACGTTGCCAAATTGAAGGCTCTGGTCAAAGAAGCCCGAGAAGTGGTCCTCGCAACCGACGATGACCGCGAAGGGGAAAGCATTGCATGGCACCTGTATCAGGAACTGAAACCCAAAGTTCCGGTCAAGCGCATGGTGTTCCACGAGATCACCCCTGAAGCCATCCGCAGTGCCATTCAGAACCCCCGCCAGATCGATGAAAACCTCGTGCATGCACAGGAAGCCCGGCGCGTGCTGGACCGCCTGTACGGCTACGAAGTCTCTCCGGTGCTCTGGCGCAAAGTGGCCCCCAAACTCAGTGCTGGCCGGGTGCAGAGTGTGGCCACCCGTTTGCTCGTGGAGCGGGAACGGGAACGCATGCGCTTCAAAAGCGCAGAGTTCTGGAGCCTTGAGGGGCTTTTCAACACCCTCAAAGAAGAACGTTTCACCGCCAACCTGATTGAACTGGGCGGGGTGCGTCTGGCCTCGGGCAAAGATTTTGATCCCCTGACCGGGCGACTCAAACCCGATGCCAAAGTGGTTCTGCTCCAAAAGGCAGATGCTGAAACCTTGCTGGCGCGCCTGAAAGAAGCCCCTTTCTCGGTGATCTCCACCGAGGAGCGCCCTTTCACCCAGAAACCTTATGCGCCCTTCATCACCTCCAGTTTGCAGCAAGAAGGGTCACGCAAACTCGGGTTTTCGGCGCAACGCACCATGCGGATTGCCCAGAAACTCTACGAGCAGGGTTACATCACTTACATGCGCACCGACTCCACCACCCTCTCCAAAGAGGCCATGGAAGCGGCCCGCAAACAGGTGCGCCAGATGTACGGCGAGGAGTATTTGCACCCCTCTCCCCGCACCTACGACAAAAAAGCCAAAAACGCCCAGGAGGCCCACGAGGCCATCCGTCCAGCAGGCTCCAAATTCCGCACCCCTCAAGAGGTCCGGGGCGAACTTTCCGACGAAGAGTTCAAACTGTATGACCTGATCTGGAAACGCACCGTCGCCAGCCAGATGGCCGATGCCAGAGGCCGCAGAATGCAGGTCCGTTTGCAAGGTCTGGACGCGGTTTTCAGCGCCAGTGGCAAAACCATCGATTTTCCCGGATTCCTGCGGGCTTATGTGGAAGGCTCCGATGACCCAGAGGCCGCTCTGGAAGACCGTGAACTGATCCTGCCCTCGATGCAAAAAGGGGACGATGTGCGGGCCAGAGACCTCCGCACCCGCGAGCACCACACCCAGCCCCCTGCCCGTTACACCGAGGCTTCTCTGGTGCAGGCTCTGGAAGCCGCTGGAATTGGCCGTCCTTCCACCTATGCCAGCATCATCTCCACCATTCAGGACCGTGGATATGTGTTCAAGCGTGGAACGGCCTTGATCCCCACTTGGACGGCTTTTGCCACGCAGGCTTTGCTGGAAAACCATTTCTCCAAACTCGTGGATTACAACTTCACGGCCCGGATGGAAGAAGACCTCGACGAAATTGCAGGAGGCCGCATGGAGCATGTGCCTTACCTGCAGGCTTTCTACTTCGGCGATGAGGGCCTCAAATCCCAGATCAAAACACAACTCGACCAGATCGATCCCAGAGCCATCAGCCTGATTCCAGTGCCCGCTCTGAAGGGTGCTGAAATCGAAGTGCGTCTGGGCAAATTCGGGGCGTACATGAAGAAAGGGGAGGTCAGTGCCACCCTTCCCAACGACATTGCCCCCGACGAACTGACCCTTGAGCAGGCCGAAGAACTCCTCTCCAAAGGCGGAGACGATGGCATCCTCGGGCAGGACCCTGAGACCGGTCAGGACGTGGTGGCCAAAGCTGGACGTTACGGCCCTTACATCCAGATGGGCGAAAAAACCGCCAGCCTTTTCCCCACCGATTCCCTGAGTGCCATGACCCTTGAACGGGCACTGCAACTGTTGACCATTCCCCGTCTGGTCGGTGAACTGGACAACGAAGAAGTCTGGGCCATGAATGGGCGCTACGGTCCTTACCTGAAAAAGGGCAAAGACAACCGCACACTGGCCAGCCACGACATGCTGTTCACGGTCACTGTGGAAGAAGCCAAAGCCCTGTTTGCTGCCCCCAGAGGTCGCATGGGACAGGCTGCAGCTCCCCTCAAAGTCTTTGAGTATGCAGACCGCACCCCCATTCTGGTGAAGGTGGGCCGTTTCGGACCTTACCTGACCGATGGAGACAACAACGCCTATTTGCGCACCGGTGAAGACGCCCACGCCCTCACCTCAGAAAAAGCCCGTGAACTCATGGCCGAGCGGGGCAAACCGCCCAAAGCCAGAGCAGGCAAAGTCAAAAAAGCCGCCTCGGGCAAAAGCAGCAAAACCGTCAGCAAGGCCAGCAGCAAAACCAAGGCAACCAGCAAAACGGCCAGCAAAACCCCTGCCAAAACGGCCAGCAAACCTGCAGAAAGCAAGGAAAAAGCCGACTGGAAAGACCTCAAATCCCATCTGGATGTCCTGAACGACACCGAACGCAAGCTGATCGTGGCCCTGCGCGAGGACAACCGCAAAGCCGAAGATGTGGCGCCAGAGCTGGGGCTCGAAGTCAAAAAAGCCAAAGGCATGTACCTGCAGATTTCCAAAAAACTGCAAGAGGCGTGGCGCAAAACCGTCACGGCCTGA
- a CDS encoding CpXC domain-containing protein, translating to MTSAKQHPHTCPNCNKKYQVALYEVLNIGTHPELHDELFSGKINTTTCPACGEVGFVEEPLTYYDPKLEYCVHFVPAASLEDPSLEAFEQFDENGRVELSGKRLPPYVSSNHVVFDINELLTYIYFRRKLAEFYPILRKRRKVM from the coding sequence ATGACCAGCGCGAAACAGCACCCCCACACCTGTCCCAATTGCAACAAAAAATACCAGGTGGCCCTGTATGAAGTCCTGAACATCGGCACCCATCCAGAGCTGCACGACGAACTGTTCTCCGGCAAAATCAACACCACCACCTGCCCTGCCTGCGGAGAAGTGGGTTTTGTGGAAGAACCCCTGACCTATTACGATCCCAAACTGGAATACTGCGTGCACTTTGTGCCTGCTGCCAGTCTGGAAGACCCCTCTCTGGAGGCTTTCGAGCAATTTGATGAAAACGGTCGGGTGGAACTCTCGGGCAAACGCCTGCCTCCGTATGTTTCCAGCAACCATGTGGTTTTTGACATCAATGAACTGCTGACTTACATTTACTTCCGCCGCAAATTGGCCGAATTCTATCCGATTCTGCGCAAACGCCGCAAAGTCATGTGA